GCCCTCGATCCGCAATGCGGATCCGCCTCCGTCGCCGCCAAGAAGCTCGCCATTGAAACGCGGCTGAAAGTGGCCGCCCGCTTCGCCCCCGAGAAATTCGGCGACCGAGTTCGGCAGGATGTAGCGGGCGTCCCTGGGGTGCCTCTCGAAAGTAAAATCTCCCTTGCTCCGGAACAGCTTGAGCAAATCCAGGAAGCGGAGAACGTCTTCTGGAGCAGATAAGAGCGTTTTCTGAAAGCATGTCTTCCCTCTACGCGCGCATATATAGGTATATTTTTTTGTAACTTGTAAACCGTATTTATAAGACATTCATTTATCAATGCTAGTTGGTTTACAAACCCGTTTACATTCGTTTACAAAATAGCCGTCTCGTTTACAAAATAGGAGTGGGAGGGGAGATGAATTGCACCCCTTTTCCATTTTGGACTTGAACGAACACCCCTAGCTTGAATGATAGGGAGCATGGAACAGTACTACATTGCCACGGCGGAAGGAAAGACAAAGGGGCCGTATTACTTGGAATCAGTTAAAGTTCAATGTAATTGTGGAATGATAACACCAGAAACTTTAGTGTGTGTAGTAGGAGGCCAAGAATGGGTGGAGTTCAAAACGGTTTTGGCGCAGAAGGGAGAAACGGTTCCGAGTCGTAAAAAGATAGAAGAAGTCAGGGAAAAATTATATGATCCCGCTTGGGGTTCTTCTGAAGACGAAGCCCAAGAGATCAATGTTGCTCAAAAGCCTTTAACGGAAATAACGGTTGAAGATATGTTCCGGGGTATCGGAATAATTGCCCTGATTGCGGGTGTAGTACTGGCCTTGTTTACTTTTCAAAGCAGTCCGTCCCTTGCCGTTCTTGAACTATTTTCTGGGGCCTTTTCCTGCCTTGGCTGCTTCTGGTGTGCTAAAGTCATCACCTTGCTTTCTCGTGCGGTCAACTTGCTTTCCGCCCTGGCCAGGAAGTTTGATTCTTTTTCCGATAAGCAATAACCGCTTCCCCCCCTGGACACAGGAACGCCCCGGACGTACAAGACGTTACGGGGCGTTTTCTTTTGGGCGTGGGATGGGGGCCGGTTTATTCAAGGCTTTCATTGATCACGTCCACGCACCATTGACGGAGAAGCTTGCCTTCCGCCGTGGCGGCCTTGTTCCAGGCGTCAAAGGTGGCATCATTTACTGTGAGGGTGATTGCATTTTCTGCCGCGCTTGGATACGTTGCAGGGGCGTTTCCCGCGGCGGGGTACTGCTCCATGAGAAGCGAAATCATTGCTTGAGCGTGTGAAGGGATAGCTCTTGAAGTAGAAAGCCAAGAATCTACGATTCTTTTTCCTGTTTTGCATTGTTCTGCTAACCAATCACGATTCTTCCCTATAGCTTTGAGCCATATTTTCACCTCTTTTTTCTGCATGGCTTTTTAATACATTCTTACAACTTAGGTTGCAAGAAATATGACAACATACAACACATGTTGCTTGTAATAAATCAACGTGTGTTGTATATTTGTCTTGTCATGAAGACGAAGCAACATCAAATCATGGTAGAGCTTGACCCCGGGGCCATGGAGGCGTTGAGACAGGAGGCCGCTAAGAAGGGCCTCTCGCTGGATGCTTACATACTCGGCATTATTAACAGGCGGGCGTGCCCGTCATTGAAGGAATCTCCAACCGGGAAAGGAGAAGCGGCATGAGACTTGAAACGCTGTTTGATACGGTTCTGCCCTTGGCAGGGGCGGTTCTGTGCAGCCTGGCCCGCGGCATCATCCTTGCCGGAATGGCATGGCTTGCCGTCTGCCTGTTCTGGCGGGCCGTAGAAATGGACAATCAGGACGTGCAAGATCGCGCGGCCCTGACGAAATGGAAAGGGGGCATTGTTCGATGAACGCAGATCAAATGGAAATCCCTCTTCCCGCCCCTGTTCTTCATGCGCTCACGGAAGAGGCGAAGAAGTTCGGTTTATCCTGTGAAGAGTATCTTAAAAAGATTGTTATCGGCATCATGAAAGACGAATTGGAGAAGAAGAAATTTCTCCTGTTCCTGGATGCCAAAAAACACGCGGACCGCCAATGAAAGAACCATCCTTGAAAATATGGCTCTATGCCGCTGCGCTGGGGAACAATACGGAGACCCGGAAAGAGAGCATTCGGGAAACCTATTCACTCCTCCTTTCCCATGAACGGAGTTTCAAACTGCGGAGGCTGGCGGAAAGATGCCATGTAAACGTGCCTCAACTTATTGATATATTGGTAGATAAGGCAATATTCAATGTTGAATTGGAGGCGGAAGACTACGAACAAATCGCAAACGAACTTCGACATGAACACAGTAAAATCGGAATCGGGAACACCTGACGCCGGCGAATGGAGCAAGGCCGTTCAGGGATATGCGGAGAAAGGGAAGCTGATCACTTTTCCCTCCGGCAAAAAAGTAAAAACTCCTTATCAGCGGCCTTTTCAGCGCATGGGGTTTGCCAGTCAGGACACTTTGGAAAAATGGATGAAGCAGGGAATGAGCATGGCGGCCATAGCCGAATGCCTTGAAAAAGACATCCACATTTCCGCCATGGGTTCATCTGTGAGCGAAACGCAGAAAAAAGCGAAAGAGGCCGCCGCCCTTGTCACCGAGGCCGTCCGCAAACTCAAGGAAGCGGCGGCCCTGATGAAAGACGGCTTACGGGAATTGCCGGGGCCTGATGACTTGTGCGTGATTTGCCAAGTAAACCCCTCATTGTTCCCTATGTTGTTTCTTGCGGACATCGAACGGATTCCAACCAACAGGACGACACCGGAAGCCGCACCCGTGCCCTCCGAGCTTGCTTCCCGATTGCTCAAGGACTGTCTCAAGAGTATCAACAGAAGGTATAAAAAAATGATGGAACCTTAATGGATGACGGTTAGGCGATTACAAAAAAGACTAAAAAATAATTTGACATTTCATGAAAAACGGATGTATTTCTAAAAACGGTAGCACTCAAAAGCAGAGTGCAGTAAGAAAAAATATAAAATTCAACCAGGAGGACTGCTCCAGGAATACACCATACATCACCAGCGAGGAACTACGCAAGACCCTGAACATTAGCAAGGGTTCTCTAGTTCGACTTAATAAGGAAGGTTGTCCCCGTGTTTATTTTTCCGGCGGGCTGGGAGGAAAAGGAACACACCCGCGTTACAAACTTGACGACGTAACAGCGTGGCTTGAGAAAAGGTCTCAAGAATTTTTGAAGAAAGGAGGGCGAAAATGAATGCCCTCTCGGAAAATCCGTTGAAGAAGCTGGAAGCGGATGGAATGGGAATGATGCCCATATCCGTAACCGCCGCTCTGGCTTGGTCTGAATGGCTTCTTGAACGCCTGAAAACGGACATGAGGGAAACAGACGCCCCCACAAGCATAGAAGCCGTATGGGCCAGCCAGAAGACGCTTGCCGCCCGGTATGATATGAGCATATCCAGTATGGGGCGGTATTTATCCGAGGCAAGAGAATCGCATTGTGTTCGTATCTTACAACCAGAACGGGGCGGGAAATCGGGGAATGCGAGATACAACGTTGAGGACATGGACGCCTTTATGACGGGGAAGGGAAAGGAGGGAAAACATGAAGTTTGAACTCGCGGACCTGAAAACCCCGGACGCCCTGAATGAATACTGCCGGCGCACCTTGGGCCAGCCCCAGCAGCGCGGAAGCCTCATGATCTATCCGTGCCCGTTTGGAACGCATGCGCGTTTCAAGCTGCACGTCACGGAATACCAGGGAGATGGCCGCTTCAAGTGCTGGTCCTGTGACCGGGGCGGCGACATCTTCGACCTTCACGCCGGCATGAACGGCTTGGACACGAAAAGAGACTTTCCCGGCGTCCTGCGGGGCGTCTGTGACGTTTTAGGAGTGAGGCCGCCCAACGATGACGGAACGCCCCTTCCGTTTCGCAAAAGCCCCGTGAGGCCGCGCCCGTCTCTATCCATAGCCGCCGCCCCTCCGGCGGAGCCCTCCCGCTTCGTCTCCGCACCGGATGAAGCCGAACTCGACGCCTGCCGGGAAAGGTTGCAAAAAGATGAACGCCTTGCTGGAGAACTGGCTTGCGAACTGGGCATTCATCCCCTGATGATGCTGATCCATACGGCGCGGGAACTGGGCCGGGGCCTTTTGGGGGTGACGCCGGACAACCGGCTTTTATACCTGTACACGGCGGAAGATGAAGAAGGGAATACCCGCTACACCGGAGCCAAATTGCGCCGGAGGGACCACCATGCCAACCCCTGCTTGAAGCTTGAAAACGGGCAATGGAAACCCCGTGGAACCATGAACCCCACGAAAGGCAACTCGCGCGGATTGCGCTTTTTGTGGCCCATAGGGAACGCAGCGGCCCCCTGGGGACTTGATTCCACTCACGGCAAGCGGTTCGTCATCGTCACGGAAGGTGAAAGCGACTGTTTAGCCGTAGGTCAGGCTCTTGAATGCTTCCGGGAAGCCTACCAGCAGGACGTTGACCCCTACACGGGCCGCCCCTACGAAGACGGGCGCGGAAGCCTGGAAGCCACCATTCCCGCCGTAATAGCCATTCCCGGGGCGTCAGGCTTCAAAACCGGATGGGAAACCCCGCTTGCCGGTAAAAACATCATTCTTGCCCTGGACCCGGACAAGGCAGGACGCGAGGCCGCCGCCAAACTTCGGGAACGGCTGACCGCCGCCGGCTGCGTCATCCGCGACTGGACTCCCCCCTACAAAGACGCGCGGAACATGCTTCTATGCGCCGGTGAACATGCGCTTTATGAAAGCTTGTTTTCATCCATGCGTTCCATGAAAACTTCTAACGTGCCCACTCTCGCACAAGGATGAACACGCCCTTAGCCCCGACGCCCCTGACCCCCGGCGCGCGCTCCATGGACGAAGAAGCCGCCGCCCTGCAGAAAGAGCGGGAAGAGGCCATGAAGCCCCCCTTTCTGGCCCTGGGAACACAGGGGGCGCAATTCGTTTACTACGCGCGCCGCTCGGAAATTCTCTTCCATTGGAACACCAAGGAACATACGCCGGTGAACATGCGCTTTCTGGCCCCTGTGGAATGGTGGCAGAAGACGCTTGATCCGGACGGTAAGCTAACGCCCCGCCAGGTCATGGACAGGGCCATCGACTACTGCATCGAAACAACCAGCAACCGCAAATTTGACCCTGACTCCATCCGGAAATGCGGCGTATGGGACGAAGACGGGGCCGCCGTGTACCATGCGGGAAATGCCGTCTATCTATTCTCCCCGGAAAACGAACAGAAACTCCCCTTCCTGCCCGTGGACCATGCCCGGACGGGAAAGCCCCTCTACCTGCCCGGCAAGCCTCTTCTGGCCCCGTCAGATGACATTCTGACGGACGAAGAAGGAAAAGTCGTTGCCGAGTTCATCGAGGCGCACTCATGGAAACGCGAGGAAGACGCCTTCCTTTGCCTGGGCCTCGTCACGCAGGCCATTCTTTCCGGGTATCTCCACTTCCGCGCCCATGGCTGGATCAACGCCCCGGCGGGAACCGGCAAAACCACCTTGAGGAAAAGCATTGAACTTCTCATTGGGGGCGTTGCTCGGTACTTCAAAGGGCTGGAAACTACGGACGCCGGATTAAGGCAAAAGCTTGAAAGCGATTCCTGCCCGGTCATCTTTGATGAAGCGGACTCCGACAACCCCGCCAAGACGGCCAACATGGTCAGAATCCTTGCCCTATTGAGAACCGCCACGGACGGGGATGTTGGAATCACCAAGGGAGGCGCGGACGGCAAAAGCGTCACCTACCTCATGAGAAACGCCTTCCTTCTGTTCTCCGTGCGCTCCATGATTGAAAAAGCCAGCGAGCAATCACGCATTTTTGAACTGGAACTGGAAAAGAAGGAACCTTCCGAAGCCGCACCCGTTTTCCGAAGGCATGATGAACTGGCCGCCGTCATCCGGTCCGGGGACTTGGGGCGCAAATACGTGACCCGAATCATGCACCATGCGCCAGCCATCCGCCGCAACATTGAAACCCTGAGGCAATACCTTTCCGACCAGGGAGAAGAAGGGCGCCGCGCGGAAATGTTCTCCACCGTGTACGCCGCCGCGCACTTTGTCACCAGCGGGGAAGACCTGACGCCCCGGGACATGCAGGAATGCGCCGCCATGGCCTCCGGGAGTGATTACGCCCGCGTGCTGGACGACGACGGGGAACGCTGCCTGGAATGGCTCCTGGGGTATTCCCCGCCCATGATGGGGAACCGCACCCTCCGGGAGTTCATCAAGGAAGCGGCCAGCGCGGAAGTATCGGAAGATTCCACCGTCCTTGAACGCTACGGCCTGTACGTCCGAAAAGCGGCGGACGGGAAGAAATACGTCTACCTTGCCGCCACCAGGAAGAACCGGAAGATAGGGGAAATATTCAAGGGTTCGGAATGGGAGGGGGTGAACGTGAAAAAGGTTCTCCTGAACGTGAAGGGAATGGAAGAGCAGCTTTTCCGGCCGAACAGCAGGGTAAACACCACGGCGAGAGGCGTAAAAATACCGCTGGATTTTATAACGCATTGACTATCAAATGGGAAAAGGTTTACAAATTGCGGTTTACAAATTGTTACACAAATAATGTATTGATAATTAAGATTTAATGAAAATCCTTCTGGATTGGTTTACAAACGTTTGTACACAAATTCAGATTGATAAATCAATAAGTTACTACGCCGTTTACAATTTTTGCGAAAAAACACACCTATACACACGCGCGAGAGAGAGACAACAATGACCCCGGAAACGCCCCTTATCATCATCGACAACAGAGAGCAAACGCCCCTCACCTTTCAGCATTTCTCCTCCCGGCGCGGAACGCTGCAAAGCGGGGATTATTCCCTGGACAGATTTGAAACCCGGTTCACGGTGGAGAGGAAGAGCATTGTTGACCTGATCGGAAGCCTGACGGCGGGGCGTGACAGGTTCGAGCGGGAATGCCACCGCCTCCGGGGATATGACTTTGCCCGGCTGCTGATTGTGGGGCATCCTGACGAACTGCCCTTTCACCTGTCCAGAAGGAAGACGACCAGCAAGGCCATTCTGGGGAGCCTGGGAACTTTCGAGGTAAGATACCGCTTGCCTATCGTGTGGGAGCCATCAGAAGCGCGGGCGGCAGCCCTGATAGAAAAATGGGCCTGGTACTTCTACCGGGAAGCATGGAGGCCCTTCAAGATTTTGCCTGCTCCTTTCGGGGCGGCAGAAATAACACAATAACCCAATATCAATAATATGATTGAGAACAAACCCGATAATAAAGAAAATAAAATAAATAGTGAGAATACAGAATCCGTCTTGGCGGAACTTCAAGTACGTTACCTTGAATCCATGCGCGAGTTCTGGTATGAATGCCCACTTGCGTTGAAAGAGATCCATCAGCTTTTGCCCGACATTCTGAAAACATCAGAACAGGCGGGGATTTGTCAACCTGTTGTTCTCGCTGGCTTCATCTCGGATATTAATCAATATTACTATAATCAGAAAATGACTCAACTTTCAAAGAAAGCATACAAGCTTCATAAGAGGAAAAACCGGATGTTAAAAGAGAGGCTCGAATTTAACAAGCTCGCCCTCTCCAGAGGGGAAATTCCTGACCATATTTTTCAGCAAGTACAGGAGTGCCAGAAACTCGAAAAACAGGAAGCTTCCCTCTAACCGTTGAAAGAACCAAGCCCCCCTCTCCCTGCCCGGAACTGGACGGGGGGAGGGGAAAAGAAGAAACACCTAAAGACCATCAAGCACCAGGACAATCAAGAAAGAAATCGAAGTAGGGCTTAAGTACTCCGTTGACGCCAAGGGCATCGAAGAGGCAAAGCAGCAGATTGAAGAACTCGGCAGGATAGAGGCCGGAGGCGACCTTTCCGCCTATGACAAGGCCCTTGAAAACGCCAATGAGAAGCTGGGGGAATTCGCCGATAAGATGACAGATGCCGGCTCTCGCATGCGGGCGGCGTTCCAGGACAACCCCGGACTGGAAGCGTTTATCGATGACGCGACCGGAGCCGTATTGACGGCGGAAGAACTCAAGAAGAAATTTGAACAGATTGATGACGTCGCGGAAGTCCTCAATAACAAAATGTCAGATT
This portion of the Akkermansia massiliensis genome encodes:
- a CDS encoding toprim domain-containing protein, with amino-acid sequence MKFELADLKTPDALNEYCRRTLGQPQQRGSLMIYPCPFGTHARFKLHVTEYQGDGRFKCWSCDRGGDIFDLHAGMNGLDTKRDFPGVLRGVCDVLGVRPPNDDGTPLPFRKSPVRPRPSLSIAAAPPAEPSRFVSAPDEAELDACRERLQKDERLAGELACELGIHPLMMLIHTARELGRGLLGVTPDNRLLYLYTAEDEEGNTRYTGAKLRRRDHHANPCLKLENGQWKPRGTMNPTKGNSRGLRFLWPIGNAAAPWGLDSTHGKRFVIVTEGESDCLAVGQALECFREAYQQDVDPYTGRPYEDGRGSLEATIPAVIAIPGASGFKTGWETPLAGKNIILALDPDKAGREAAAKLRERLTAAGCVIRDWTPPYKDARNMLLCAGEHALYESLFSSMRSMKTSNVPTLAQG
- a CDS encoding ERCC4 domain-containing protein; the protein is MTPETPLIIIDNREQTPLTFQHFSSRRGTLQSGDYSLDRFETRFTVERKSIVDLIGSLTAGRDRFERECHRLRGYDFARLLIVGHPDELPFHLSRRKTTSKAILGSLGTFEVRYRLPIVWEPSEARAAALIEKWAWYFYREAWRPFKILPAPFGAAEITQ